Proteins from a single region of Neodiprion virginianus isolate iyNeoVirg1 chromosome 4, iyNeoVirg1.1, whole genome shotgun sequence:
- the LOC124302108 gene encoding uncharacterized protein LOC124302108 isoform X2 yields MNCIVRHKDADLSFKMKCVAVESERVFGDLIVTQQNPRFVPQASIYPKDALPAFRNKTRNLAHEVLEAPDFMAMNRRRVLRHQRSVPIPDAIDRPSVLRRLKSADGSPDANGDCNDLGSENPPKKERKTYPAPLLRVHRDQEAVVSSLVDKLLLDIYGLPGRDRSRSESESTVSSPRLPPQHRYLQRKRLLAKNTPELQVLVETLSEHVNHAGGLLIRQLRRRDRNIAKRDKQYDVITAHLQALSEKRSEDTKMRFSVAPQPGESGFTQWLDAMKMVARLPGGIPPEFRKRLWLTLSERHLQQRGVDWRQAEKLCFNEWSNPDDEELGIQIVKDLHRTGCSLFCGAAGRDNQAVLRRVLLGFARWNKSVGYCQGLNVLAALVLQVMDRAEAASVKVMIYLIEGVLPEGYFADNLRGLSVDMAVFRDLLRMRLPKLSRHLETLQSDAKDKATGSSYEPPLTNVFTMQWFLTLFCHCLPQEAVLRVWDLIFLEGDEVLLRTALAIWEGLADRIMTVTSADEFYSIMGVLTREMLEFTDTNNLIKAIVSTGPLIGVTALREKHRYNITPWARRLSDDDETETEEDERLAVAAAMFGMSHRSRRERETSSSSSLQTVAASNDRDRLALDISTLKQQYAKLRERQRQAHIILSAACARQSLVPSATSQAMNHLLVGKSALVSGKARQLGPLHGAVSPRARLGPPHSPKNPNRKDRQGVTLHWKDTKRRKENKDDTPGEGPSCGNDAESTSEGMSVVTSTSPRLSAGANADSDSDSTSTELCDEPDRLSDVDSEELTSNSDCYVMATDDEKSPRREGTDNKTSPSHHDSAYGQQKGAQSLKLPSNLEETSISEITDQIRRLSTDNERLGRYKLADEAPDQVERESLDSVKTDDVPVFATDIDSINSSSVERVERPSETLGSFDFSSTISGGPNAGESSSVSVENETEVQILDEYQFTDHSLFPLKVLSSSHLVSSDDPEVLEFDKKVAADTSARIDRPDMGKRYDFAPELKYSNFDDDNLVAVDSEARHSETEPDFGKGASTVQLASSPGMIGDNLNKVVADSKPYSRSYVIGHVPISPINLEQKLNYLAEYSSSTAAIKVVERETQEFPMKIHEPQNKSNGVFVNISSVDFTRNNDLVRIKPATSPAAVVGVRLELSQSPKTPGSDKSCSSGETMGPDSKTSSLTTSPRTPVSFDSRDFHAEKSAASSVSSESKTLTLRSIGSDDQDVQLKAAMRITSLAKSSSPSLISFDSLKGKSSLSPKLEASSSSDSCSPDRKKSSERSFSSDLQSPISANSIKFTSNCKGGRGTYSDSPINLCSATSPFYPIARPNEKTPSPYSTAKQKNSTTDSEETSPEQKSTSSKGSGKLIASESRKDRVIRSEEGMDFTGSSKDDFRHNLGKDRSQKTDIESSLADDKCKMEETDTTRFYGINYSQSYRTESQLEENESRDQYADKDTVSPLPREKFEKLAIFYDKSSRSLLERNKDRTNEYEVGQDCSKPFERSSSSLDKRFTDSKLSSSSDEFGRNSLKKRSSDILEDLRHLEIKSTGDGGSENGITKKASYILQDLKSLEARRQDTFSDSANGFSKVRLIDLEMNIPTVSRKQYVIEPKIQIQEHSDSFLNTLARVSENTKTDDDKEPKLGVWTKVKPRKKSDNGRRSSDRALKIIQENSAILHRILTCQAKKRLPDLEEISKEITISPINEEISKIFSPILEKIGLNEHEINEELARINFKDLDQLSMTSGSEFDAKINDELSKLSLIDDTEEIDNLDLDEALSRDYLDTREALIDRQINEELSKLLANYEERPSSSAGLPRQEQGSSSQNISEMEGLDLSSISTNVFSHKSSNDSIDTKSELGSIQEGVIKPEKSYDYNDKPIPYPPPKYNLQDLSPKSDIDIYRELEKLDKISAGEIYPSVQPVSSAPEVISTNPYAPDHALTYGERMSPILSYTPKAEKSFDLSPLRSPYDSYKPYDFKSRISPRKTPGNPYSVRSYEKPSMDSSFELSDHKSVASSHIYDISPKRAVISKETLEFRVRYDDEPPPKIRSDDFTLRSFQTDIANLDKGAAYYETNTADPAKYLPRDERGSSEKDIGESTVDYAYNKSDLCHRKYQDVSSQEYSYHKTSDYNRSSSYTLPSSIREDEIGTHLTVHRRESHSLSPSHQFSTRKLPVPVNPYLSKLSPSLEDVTKRPVSHPEFLDKMNVAKYADHSSQGSNNYRKSSLSLGNIGHASRGATHSLEKTPSPKIQFSPFPVRNTARKPRELGLKLGLYSPVSPEGGQVKRSH; encoded by the exons ATGAATTGCATCGTACGTCATAAAGACGCTGATTTGAGCTTCAAGATGAAGTGCGTCGCGGTAGAGAGCGAACGGGTCTTCGGGGACCTGATCGTTACCCAACAGAACCCCAGATTCGTCCCTCAGGCTTCAATTTATCCTAAGGATGCTCTTCCGGCCTTCAGAAATAAGACGCGTAATCTGGCTCACGAGGTCCTCGAAGCCCCGGACTTCATGGCCATGAACAGAAGGCGCGTCCTTCGCCACCAACGAAGTGTTCCGATACCGGATGCCATTGACAGGCCTTCCGTTCTGAGGAGATTAAAGTCCGCGGATGGTAGTCCCGATGCCAATGGTGACTGCAATGACCTTGGTAGCGAAAACCCTCCGAAGAAGGAACGCAAG ACTTATCCAGCCCCTTTGCTACGTGTTCATCGGGATCAGGAGGCGGTCGTGTCGTCCTTAGTGGATAAACTGCTTCTAGACATATATGGACTACCAGGTAGAGACAGAAGCCGGTCTGAGAGCGAATCGACGGTTTCGTCGCCCAGATTGCCACCGCAGCATCGATACCTTCAGCGAAAACGACTCTTGGCGAAAA atacGCCGGAACTGCAAGTTCTTGTCGAGACACTCAGTGAGCACGTCAATCACGCCGGCGGATTGCTTATTCGTCAGCTTCGTCGCCGGGATCGTAATATCGCCAAACGTGACAAGCAATACGATGTCATTACCGCTCACCTTCAAGCTCTCAGCGAAAAACGCA GTGAAGACACGAAGATGAGGTTCAGTGTGGCACCCCAGCCGGGGGAAAGTGGGTTCACCCAATGGCTAGACGCCATGAAGATGGTGGCTCGACTCCCTGGTGGTATTCCGCCGGAATTCAGAAAGAGA TTGTGGCTGACGCTTTCTGAACGACATCTTCAACAGCGTGGAGTTGATTGGCGACAGGCGGAAAAGCTCTGCTTCAACGAGTGGAGCAATCCAGACGATGAGGAGCTCGGTATACAGATCGTCAAG GACCTTCATAGGACAGGCTGCAGTCTGTTCTGTGGCGCAGCAGGACGCGACAATCAGGCAGTGCTTCGACGAGTCCTTCTTGGATTCGCACGCTGGAATAAGTCAGTTGGATACTGCCAGGGACTGAATGTACTGGCTGCTCTGGTACTCCAGGTCATGGACCGTGCGGAGGCGGCTTCGGTCAAGGTCATGATTTATCTGATCGAAGGTGTTCTACCGGAGGGTTACTTTGCAGATAACCTTCGAGGACTCTCCGTAGATATGGCTGTTTTTCGGGACCTTCTTCGTATGCGGTTGCCGAAGCTCTCCCGTCATCTAGAAACATTGCAGAGTGATGCCAAGGATAAAGCGACTG GAAGCAGCTACGAGCCACCCTTAACCAATGTCTTCACGATGCAGTGGTTCCTCACCCTCTTCTGTCATTGCTTACCCCAGGAGGCCGTACTTCGAGTCTGGGATCTTATCTTCCTGGAGGGTGACGAAGTCTTGCTGCGAACCGCTCTCGCCATCTGGGAAGGACTAGCCGA tCGGATAATGACCGTAACTTCAGCCGATGAATTCTACAGCATAATGGGGGTGCTGACAAGAGAGATGCTGGAATTCACCGACACTAACAATCTCATAAag GCGATCGTGAGTACGGGGCCGCTGATTGGAGTTACCGCCCTTCGTGAGAAGCATCGGTACAACATCACGCCCTGGGCCCGACGACTTAGCGACGATGACGAAACCGAGACCGAAGAGGACGAACGGCTCGCCGTCGCTGCCGCCATGTTCGGGATGTCGCACAGAAGCAGAAGAG AACGTGAAACTTCATCGTCAAGCTCACTGCAGACGGTCGCCGCTAGTAACGATCGCGACAGACTTGCATTGGACATCAGCACGCTGAAGCAGCAGTACGCGAAGCTGAGGGAACGGCAACGCCAAGCTCACATAATACTCTCCG CTGCGTGCGCGAGACAGTCTCTCGTCCCTTCGGCCACTTCTCAGGCGATGAACCATTTGTTGGTCGGAAAAAGTGCCTTGGTTAGCGGCAAAGCCCGACAGCTAGGTCCTCTCCATGGTGCGGTGTCACCCAGGGCGAGACTCGGTCCTCCTCACAGTCCTAAGAATCCGAATCGAAAGGACCGGCAAGGCGTCACTCTTCACTGGAAGGACACAAAGAGGCGAAAGGAAAACAAGGACGACACTCCAG GTGAAGGACCGTCTTGTGGCAACGACGCTGAATCCACAAGCGAGGGGATGTCGGTCGTCACATCAACATCCCCGCGACTTTCTGCTGGCGCAAATGCCGACAGTGACAGCGACAGCACGTCGACGGAACTTTGCGACGAACCAGATCGTCTCAGCGACGTCGACAGCGAGGAACTCACCTCTAATTCCGATTGCTACGTCATGGCGACCGACGACGAGAAGAGTCCTCGCAGGGAAGGAACCGACAATAAGACATCACCCAGCCATCACGATTCCGCGTACGGTCAGCAAAAAGGAGCGCAGAGCTTGAAGCTACCCTCAAACCTCGAGGAGACTTCGATCTCTGAGATAACCGACCAGATCCGCAGACTGTCGACGGATAATGAGAGACTGGGACGTTACAAGCTGGCTGACGAAGCGCCAGATCAGGTTGAACGAGAATCGTTGGACTCCGTGAAAACCGATGATGTGCCAGTGTTTGCCACGGACATCGACTCGATCAATAGTTCGTCGGTTGAGCGAGTGGAAAGGCCATCCGAAACGTTAGgtagttttgatttttcaagcACCATTAGCGGTGGTCCAAATGCCGGTGAGAGTAGCTCAGTATctgttgaaaatgaaactgaaGTTCAGATACTTGACGAATATCAGTTTACTGATCATAGTTTATTTCCATTGAAAGTGCTTTCTAGTTCTCACCTGGTGTCATCGGACGATCCTGAAGTGTTGGAATTCGATAAAAAGGTAGCTGCAGATACTAGTGCGCGAATAGATAGGCCCGATATGGGAAAGCGCTACGATTTCGCTCCTGAGCttaaatattcgaattttgacGACGATAATTTAGTTGCCGTAGATTCGGAGGCTAGACATTCCGAAACTGAGCCAGATTTTGGTAAGGGTGCTTCGACCGTTCAGCTTGCTTCCTCGCCGGGGATGATTGGCGATAATTTGAACAAAGTAGTTGCCGATTCAAAGCCTTACTCCAGATCCTACGTAATAGGACACGTTCCAATATCTCCGATAAACTTAGAACAGAAGCTTAATTACTTGGCCGAATATTCATCCTCGACGGCTGCCATCAAGGTTGTCGAAAGAGAGACGCAAGAGTTTCCAATGAAGATACACGAACCGCAGAACAAGTCCAACGGAGTCTTTGTAAATATTAGTAGCGTAGATTTCACCAGAAATAATGACTTGGTTCGAATCAAACCGGCAACGAGTCCAGCTGCGGTTGTTGGTGTTCGCCTAGAGCTGAGCCAAAGCCCCAAGACACCGGGCAGTGACAAATCGTGCAGCTCTGGGGAAACCATGGGTCCAGATTCGAAAACCTCCAGCTTAACGACCAGTCCTCGAACTCCAGTGAGCTTCGATTCGCGTGATTTTCACGCGGAGAAGTCAGCCGCCTCTTCTGTGAGCTCGGAGTCAAAAACCCTGACCCTTCGTTCCATCGGTTCCGATGATCAGGATGTTCAGCTGAAAGCAGCGATGCGAATTACATCCTTAGCCAAATCAAGTTCACCGTCCCTGATCAGCTTTGACTCTTTGAAAGGCAAATCGAGCCTGAGTCCGAAGTTGGAGGCGAGTAGCTCCAGCGACTCGTGCAGCCCGGATCGAAAAAAGTCTTCCGAAAGATCGTTTAGCTCCGATCTTCAATCGCCGATCAGTGccaattcaataaaatttacttcaaattGCAAAGGGGGTCGTGGCACCTACTCCGATTCTCCGATCAATCTTTGCTCCGCGACTTCGCCGTTTTACCCAATCGCACGCCCGAATGAAAAGACACCCTCACCGTACAGCACTGCGAAGCAAAAGAACAGCACCACTGATAGTGAGGAGACTTCACCCGAGCAAAAGTCCACGAGTTCAAAAGGATCTGGAAAATTAATAGCTTCCGAATCGAGGAAAGATCGTGTCATTAGAAGCGAAGAGGGAATGGACTTCACCGGCAGTTCAAAGGATGACTTTCGCCATAATCTGGGAAAAGACAGATCGCAGAAAACCGATATCGAATCGTCGCTGGCGGACGATAAATGCAAAATGGAAGAAACAGACACAACGCGTTTCTATGGGATAAACTACTCACAAAGTTATCGGACTGAGTCGCAGCTGGAAGAGAATGAGTCGAGGGATCAATATGCGGATAAGGATACCGTGTCCCCTTTGccgcgagaaaaatttgaaaaacttgcaATTTTCTACGACAAAAGTAGTAGAAGTTTATTGGAGAGAAATAAAGACAGGACGAACGAGTACGAAGTTGGTCAAGATTGCTCGAAGCCTTTTGAGCGCAGCTCTAGCAGCTTAGACAAAAGATTTACGGATTCGAAACTTTCCTCTTCGTCTGATGAGTTCGGAAGGAACAGTCTGAAGAAACGGTCGAGCGATATTTTGGAGGACTTGAGGCATCTCGAGATTAAAAGTACCGGTGATGGGGGATCGGAGAACGGAATCACCAAAAAGGCGAGCTATATTCTACAGGATTTGAAGAGCCTAGAGGCCAGAAGGCAAGACACCTTTAGCGATTCGGCGAACGGATTTTCTAAGGTCCGGTTGATTGACCTTGAGATGAATATTCCGACCGTTTCTAGGAAGCAGTACGTGATCGaaccgaaaattcaaattcaggAACACAGCGATAGCTTTTTAAACACTCTCGCGCGGGTTTCGGAGAATACGAAAACCGATGATGATAAGGAGCCGAAGCTGGGCGTCTGGACGAAAGTTAAGCCGCGTAAGAAAAGTGATAACGGTCGAAGAAGCAGCGACAGAGCGCTGAAAATCATTCAGGAGAACTCGGCGATTCTGCATAGAATTCTTACCTGTCAGGCGAAAAAGCGACTGCCCGATTTGGAGGAAATATCGAAAGAGATAACTATCAGCCCCATCAACGAGgagatttcaaaaatatttagtCCAATTCTTGAGAAAATCGGCCTCAACGAACACGAAATTAACGAGGAATTGGccagaattaatttcaaagaCTTGGACCAGCTATCGATGACCAGTGGTTCCGAATTCGATGCCAAGATCAACGACGAGCTCTCAAAACTTTCGCTGATCGATGATACCGAAGAGATCGACAATTTGGATCTGGACGAAGCTTTGTCCAGAGATTATCTGGACACGAGAGAGGCTCTGATCGACAGGCAGATAAACGAGGAACTTTCGAAGTTGCTAGCAAACTACGAAGAACGGCCTTCATCCTCGGCGGGTCTTCCGCGTCAGGAACAAGGCTCTTCTAGCCAAAACATCAGCGAGATGGAGGGACTAGACCTCTCGAGTATCTCGACGAACGTCTTCTCTCACAAGTCGTCGAACGACTCGATCGACACTAAGAGCGAACTCGGCTCGATCCAAGAGGGAGTAATAAAGCCGGAGAAATCCTACGATTATAACGACAAGCCGATTCCATATCCACCGCCGAAATACAACCTTCAGGACCTATCGCCTAAAAGTGACATCGACATTTACCGCGAGTTGGAGAAACTCGACAAGATATCAGCTGGGGAAATATACCCGAGTGTGCAACCGGTGTCATCAGCGCCCGAGGTGATTTCCACCAACCCTTACGCTCCCGATCACGCGCTGACATACGGGGAGAGAATGTCGCCAATCTTGAGTTACACCCCGAAGGCAGAGAAATCCTTCGACTTGTCGCCATTGAGGAGTCCCTACGACAGCTACAAGCCGTACGACTTCAAGTCGAGAATTTCGCCGAGAAAAACGCCGGGCAATCCGTACTCCGTTCGATCATACGAGAAGCCATCGATGGACTCGAGTTTTGAATTGAGCGATCACAAGTCCGTCGCCTCATCGCACATCTACGATATCTCACCGAAGAGGGCTGTCATTTCAAAGGAAACGCTCGAATTTCGGGTGAGATACGACGACGAGCCACCGCCGAAGATTCGGAGCGATGATTTCACCCTGCGATCTTTTCAAACGGATATAGCTAACCTCGACAAAGGCGCTGCCTACTACGAAACAAACACGGCTGACCCCGCGAAGTATCTACCGCGAGACGAAAGAGGCTCTTCCGAGAAGGATATTGGCGAGTCAACGGTCGACTACGCGTACAACAAGTCGGACCTTTGCCACAGGAAATACCAGGACGTTTCCTCTCAGGAATACTCCTACCATAAAACGTCGGATTACAACAGATCAAGTTCCTACACTTTGCCGTCTTCGATCCGCGAAGACGAAATTGGCACTCATTTGACCGTTCACAGACGCGAGTCGCATTCCCTGTCACCGAGTCACCAGTTTTCGACACGGAAACTTCCCGTTCCGGTCAACCCTTACCTCTCGAAGCTTTCCCCTAGTCTAGAAGACGTCACGAAACGACCGGTTTCCCACCCGGAGTTCCTCGACAAAATGAACGTTGCCAAGTACGCGGATCATTCGAGCCAAGGGTCGAATAACTACCGGAAATCTTCTCTGAGCTTGGGAAACATCGGGCATGCTAGCAGAGGCGCCACTCATAGTCTGGAGAAGACGCCGAGCCCAAAGATCCAATTCAGCCCGTTTCCGGTCAGAAACACCGCTAGAAAACCAAGGGAGTTAGGGCTCAAGCTCGGCCTGTACTCGCCAGTCAGTCCTGAAGGTGGGCAGGTGAAACGATCGCACTGA